A genomic region of Gemmata massiliana contains the following coding sequences:
- a CDS encoding carboxypeptidase-like regulatory domain-containing protein, whose product MSDTPEIPRLWRFSAPPSPGASRRARLVLVLVVLTAFAGVVIGLLYWVSPPGPVAVLPVSITTGPAESGAVPWAERDRAALATSDLLGQTIDDPSANPSRDQIRLRFAALAKTARLQPMVISLSAPAAVDAGGAVFLLPADPAGDSPRNRLTLTELLAAVRDCPAHNKLLVLNLVPPSGDPLYAPPAGNLSAAVFAALDGVPDDNRLCLVACGPGQAPRTSVELGRSVFSYYLEAGLKGVADSDRDGRVTVSELANFVRVRVNRWSSENRGPAQTPVLVGGAKDFTLRAIPAGHVPEEHALNEVAYPDWLKASWEAHDRWRTDGRATAAPWAFRQVRSALLGAERDIQAGLPPEDTKHKLTLALAHAEQVGKALHTVPMPDPLPTLAAMFPGYAIPEPALIEQLRTATVTAESRPAPAPTKPDEKPTEPPLPADFDAFKAKPHPLLAAAVFRVLTEDADPSPARIRNFAKLLAAQDPQVRFAEVLLIRRLAALADQSALAPWTNERAALALQTARWIEDTATRPDVLTWAKPALDEAYSLRANAEAVLFAPGFASPDDATTRLHTAEATARKLKLTADRLQSAIAIRDDATLWLTGVTPLVNSGAVNITEAVTVADAVSKLNRVLVPTPGLTGNTFADRVPEWDRLANSARVALSTANRPLTPEALGALRRRAEGPNAGPPIYAELDAALASPLVPVADRVALWNARSALARRLCESTLRKDVTDNEAAQKGEPRTLTLDLANEAPHDTDLAKRRSRWTGAILRTAVPGDRTEDELLRLTSDRFAFADRLRRVWSEDVPTRLLQSAPERTAAVWPTSVASPKLDDAATNPHTAQQREAALRMWAWHAARFEYELRDPADPSPTIASVPFTTTAARNCATAAKTGGFPYLELAHPSVPKLTFEKPSTDLKIHLRSVGTPTTVCVQVFSPAAEWLKPSSDASAQLEVIRDSVLSLPLAAGSKPTSHPTALGVLVEATAELGGETRTYHRRVPVSLRTLSSRVDLLVRTDPKAAPQQLTEFRIRPNGQPSSYQLVLFNPSPVPQKIAARLVGLNRETAPINLEPGKPVPLVFTSTAPPPPPLAPGAVAKPDDGFAPISGNALALELFDPADKDVVLQTFTLPVVVADPASYLRVSDAVFTPAVDGRLNRLSATIVPGDIPGSGACPVKLLFPPEANPKLLVRDGSQAGNIATAGKPVTLYVENIAFPFPTGAKVTVTLSADGVERVATYSAALPTLGETVRLQPQTSPRVRVKAVEYASGTAPLPVALEVDNAPEGARLELLVGTAKDATSPVNADRTFPIATARQKLARLRFDPKGEGFELVGSIADHKSVLPVDLLTGKRTLEARLIAPDGDVVTKDRVTIVFDGNVPTDVKFLNLPPKAAKGQPLAVKATCGPSISGIKKVEFFVGRPNKDELPTSPTPMPGVPFEASEWRATLQMPDQKGIVVVGVKFTSQAGLSTIETQEIELLDAAELNRPAPGKIAGKLVENRIPQPTALVFLYDAKGNALAKATTKADGSFEFKELVPGTYYLFSEKERTNRQVKEQVDVKAGEQTTKDLELLLK is encoded by the coding sequence ATGTCCGACACCCCAGAAATTCCACGGTTGTGGCGCTTCAGCGCGCCGCCCTCGCCCGGCGCGAGTCGGCGCGCACGATTAGTCCTCGTGCTGGTGGTGCTCACCGCGTTCGCGGGCGTCGTGATCGGCTTGCTCTACTGGGTGTCTCCCCCAGGACCCGTCGCCGTACTGCCCGTATCGATTACGACCGGCCCCGCGGAAAGTGGCGCGGTCCCGTGGGCCGAACGCGACCGCGCGGCGCTGGCGACGTCCGACTTACTCGGGCAGACGATCGACGACCCGAGCGCGAACCCGTCACGCGACCAGATCCGTCTGCGGTTCGCCGCGCTCGCGAAAACGGCGCGTTTGCAGCCGATGGTCATTTCCCTTTCCGCGCCCGCGGCTGTTGATGCCGGCGGAGCGGTGTTCCTGTTGCCGGCCGATCCCGCCGGGGACAGTCCGCGAAATCGGCTCACGCTCACGGAACTGCTCGCGGCCGTGCGCGATTGCCCGGCGCACAACAAACTGCTCGTTCTGAATCTCGTGCCGCCGAGCGGCGATCCGCTTTACGCGCCGCCCGCCGGCAACCTCTCGGCCGCAGTGTTCGCGGCACTCGACGGCGTACCCGACGACAACCGCCTGTGCCTCGTCGCGTGCGGACCGGGGCAAGCGCCGCGCACTTCGGTGGAACTCGGCCGATCGGTCTTCAGTTACTACCTCGAAGCCGGCTTAAAGGGCGTTGCAGACAGCGACCGTGACGGCCGCGTGACCGTGAGCGAACTCGCGAACTTTGTCCGCGTGCGCGTCAACCGCTGGTCGAGCGAGAACCGCGGCCCGGCACAAACGCCGGTTCTAGTCGGCGGCGCGAAAGACTTCACGTTACGGGCGATTCCGGCCGGTCACGTACCCGAGGAGCACGCGCTCAATGAAGTCGCGTACCCCGACTGGCTAAAAGCTTCATGGGAAGCGCACGACCGTTGGCGCACGGACGGGCGGGCGACGGCCGCTCCGTGGGCGTTCCGGCAAGTGCGATCCGCCCTCCTCGGTGCTGAACGCGACATCCAGGCCGGGCTTCCCCCAGAGGACACTAAGCACAAACTCACGCTCGCGCTGGCTCACGCAGAACAAGTTGGCAAGGCACTTCACACGGTTCCCATGCCCGATCCGTTGCCCACACTCGCGGCGATGTTCCCCGGGTACGCGATACCGGAACCCGCGCTGATCGAGCAGCTTCGCACGGCCACAGTGACAGCCGAATCGCGCCCCGCGCCCGCCCCCACAAAGCCCGACGAGAAGCCGACCGAACCGCCGCTCCCCGCGGATTTCGATGCGTTCAAAGCGAAGCCGCACCCGCTCCTCGCGGCCGCGGTGTTTCGGGTGCTCACGGAAGACGCGGACCCGTCGCCGGCCCGCATCCGCAACTTCGCAAAACTGCTCGCCGCGCAAGACCCACAAGTGCGGTTCGCGGAAGTGTTGCTCATCCGACGACTCGCTGCGCTCGCCGATCAGAGCGCGCTCGCCCCGTGGACAAACGAGCGCGCGGCACTCGCGCTCCAAACGGCACGGTGGATTGAAGACACTGCAACCCGACCGGACGTGTTGACCTGGGCGAAACCGGCACTCGATGAAGCGTACTCGCTTCGCGCGAACGCCGAAGCCGTCCTGTTCGCGCCGGGGTTCGCTTCCCCCGACGACGCAACGACCCGTCTCCACACCGCGGAAGCCACCGCACGGAAGTTGAAGCTCACCGCGGACCGGCTGCAATCGGCAATCGCGATTCGTGACGACGCGACGCTGTGGTTGACGGGTGTTACCCCGCTCGTGAACAGTGGGGCGGTAAACATAACGGAGGCGGTCACCGTTGCTGATGCGGTGAGCAAATTGAACCGCGTATTGGTGCCAACTCCTGGATTGACCGGGAACACGTTCGCCGACCGCGTACCGGAATGGGACCGACTCGCAAACAGTGCCCGCGTGGCTCTCAGCACTGCGAACCGGCCACTCACACCCGAAGCACTCGGAGCACTGCGCCGGCGCGCAGAGGGGCCGAATGCTGGCCCTCCAATCTACGCGGAACTGGACGCAGCGCTGGCTTCGCCGCTCGTGCCGGTCGCCGATCGCGTGGCGCTGTGGAACGCGCGATCCGCACTCGCTCGGCGATTGTGCGAGAGCACGCTTCGCAAGGACGTGACGGATAACGAGGCAGCTCAAAAGGGCGAACCACGCACACTCACGTTGGATCTCGCAAATGAAGCGCCTCACGACACGGACCTCGCCAAGCGCCGGTCGCGGTGGACCGGCGCGATTCTTCGCACAGCGGTTCCGGGAGATCGCACCGAAGACGAGTTACTACGACTCACGTCGGACCGTTTCGCATTTGCGGACCGATTGCGTCGCGTGTGGTCAGAAGACGTGCCTACGCGACTGTTGCAAAGCGCGCCCGAGCGCACGGCCGCCGTGTGGCCTACTTCGGTCGCGTCCCCGAAGCTCGATGACGCGGCAACGAACCCACACACGGCCCAGCAACGCGAAGCCGCACTGCGAATGTGGGCGTGGCACGCAGCGCGTTTCGAGTACGAGTTGCGCGATCCCGCCGACCCCAGTCCGACCATTGCCAGCGTGCCGTTTACAACCACAGCCGCCCGAAATTGCGCGACCGCGGCGAAGACGGGCGGGTTCCCGTACCTCGAACTCGCGCACCCATCGGTGCCGAAACTCACATTCGAGAAACCGAGCACCGACTTAAAAATTCACCTCCGCTCGGTCGGCACACCGACCACGGTGTGCGTTCAGGTGTTCTCGCCGGCCGCTGAGTGGCTCAAGCCGTCGTCGGACGCTTCAGCCCAACTCGAAGTGATCCGCGATAGCGTGCTTTCACTCCCGCTCGCGGCGGGCAGCAAGCCCACTTCGCACCCCACCGCACTCGGCGTACTCGTCGAGGCGACCGCGGAACTCGGCGGCGAAACGCGAACGTACCACCGGCGCGTACCGGTGTCGCTGCGAACGCTTTCGAGCCGCGTCGATCTCCTTGTGCGAACGGACCCCAAAGCCGCCCCGCAACAACTGACGGAGTTCCGCATTCGACCGAACGGGCAGCCGAGTTCGTATCAACTGGTGCTGTTCAACCCGTCTCCTGTACCACAGAAAATTGCGGCACGGCTCGTGGGCCTGAACCGAGAAACGGCCCCCATTAACCTCGAACCGGGTAAGCCGGTTCCGCTCGTGTTCACGTCCACTGCCCCGCCCCCACCTCCACTCGCGCCCGGAGCGGTGGCGAAGCCCGACGACGGTTTTGCCCCGATTAGTGGGAACGCGCTGGCACTCGAACTGTTCGATCCCGCCGACAAGGACGTGGTTCTTCAGACGTTCACGCTCCCGGTTGTGGTCGCAGATCCCGCGAGCTACCTCCGGGTGAGCGACGCGGTGTTCACCCCTGCGGTCGACGGCAGATTGAACCGGCTGAGCGCGACAATCGTGCCCGGCGACATTCCGGGTTCGGGCGCGTGCCCCGTGAAGCTCCTGTTCCCACCGGAAGCGAACCCCAAATTGCTCGTGCGCGACGGGAGTCAGGCCGGAAACATCGCCACCGCCGGGAAACCGGTCACGCTGTACGTGGAGAACATCGCGTTCCCCTTCCCGACCGGGGCTAAAGTCACCGTCACGCTTTCGGCGGACGGCGTCGAACGGGTGGCCACGTACTCGGCCGCGCTCCCCACACTCGGCGAGACGGTGAGGCTCCAGCCTCAAACGAGTCCCCGCGTGCGCGTGAAGGCCGTCGAGTACGCTTCGGGCACAGCGCCGTTACCGGTCGCGCTCGAAGTCGACAATGCGCCCGAGGGAGCACGGCTCGAACTGCTCGTCGGCACCGCCAAAGACGCAACATCGCCCGTCAACGCCGACCGGACGTTTCCCATCGCTACCGCGCGCCAGAAGCTCGCCCGGCTCCGCTTTGATCCAAAAGGCGAAGGGTTCGAGTTGGTCGGTTCGATCGCGGACCACAAGTCGGTGCTGCCGGTCGACCTCCTCACCGGCAAGCGCACGCTGGAAGCGCGCCTCATTGCCCCCGACGGCGACGTTGTCACGAAGGACCGCGTGACGATCGTGTTCGATGGCAACGTGCCAACGGATGTGAAGTTCCTCAACCTGCCGCCGAAAGCTGCGAAGGGGCAACCGCTTGCGGTCAAGGCGACGTGCGGGCCGAGCATCTCCGGCATCAAGAAGGTCGAGTTCTTCGTCGGCAGGCCGAACAAGGACGAGCTCCCTACAAGCCCCACCCCCATGCCGGGCGTGCCATTCGAGGCAAGCGAGTGGCGCGCCACACTTCAGATGCCGGACCAGAAGGGCATCGTCGTGGTTGGGGTGAAATTCACCTCACAAGCCGGATTGAGCACGATCGAGACGCAAGAAATCGAACTGCTCGACGCCGCGGAACTGAACCGCCCCGCGCCGGGCAAGATTGCAGGGAAGTTGGTCGAGAACCGCATCCCGCAACCGACCGCGCTCGTGTTCCTGTACGACGCGAAGGGCAACGCCCTCGCTAAAGCGACCACCAAGGCCGACGGCTCGTTCGAGTTCAAGGAACTGGTGCCGGGCACGTATTACCTGTTCAGTGAGAAAGAGCGAACCAACCGGCAGGTGAAAGAACAAGTCGACGTGAAGGCTGGCGAGCAAACCACCAAGGATCTGGAACTGCTACTGAAATAA
- a CDS encoding VWA domain-containing protein has translation MSTPTPAPPWRGSSAPAISASGPAWRSPPARTPYRPRWRKLALVAGLGLIALAVVTWVVFWIRPPAPARLVILSANYDRTLAVPPNAYGKADARELATLARPGSWLGTRSRFMGGPATPLTRGGLPDLSVVKEKCVVVFLTAHGGRDRDGPFLFPEDATGEPGERVRFKVILEQLARLPAAQQKLLIIDAAREPAFTDLGLVHNDFAGGVAELDADIAAIPNLAVWLSSGLDERSWASPEWGTSAFSHFATNGLNGGADADGNKRVTAGELVAFVTARVSDWARDHRGARQIPVLLPKTEGEPRVRDMHLVSVDGPPAPLSAPDPFEPPPELEQQWQEYRALAQATPPPTAYSPHLWRQYEAWVLRHEQHVLAGDTEGAASARENAAELRRKIEAARTLDISPQTLAIQSAVGGQRWKPWTPEVRKPFLTGIGRVAGKQPADRAKEWATVRDEAGDIEANRLLWCRALVEWTAEEPLPRLPIARDLVPLVSDGLAIRPAELNFLLGLARHLPAASKAEIIGQLLKSVLHQRLKAEETAAMLTPDRTGKSSVYPYAEFFYPWITSQFAPVDAKRREAEDLCFATDETSWKRALASVNADDSFDTLTGWGSGPRDALVAWHRGSHLAVAETEWMARWFTDSVGSRFAAQRAVWEQLHITANLPAQPTGHTRNALEGIIKAGKELTESRATGRFSLAIEAETLLKTRPEFDANSTPRANAVKWWNTADAVFTAPPVPDFNPSDRVALAREFRRVSRQLLITGETRPEALPEVPAVKARETAFETASRRGQLLLERFGGPNLIRALCEVRPGEDYNALHERLVRFAFQADGRQSLAIFNSRAGELFDAVTTLATKPDSALAADRWVRISPARTAVSDAPIERVRRERVRGYLAYQASRTFADHWYGEGDTRYYSLAVQRLADDANTVTAAFAPADDSFKPYRAETPFPVVPNLPTYIAITDEPNPTARVPFVPQPTVEIEGFPVFWTDSTARMAVSTNPGTAALTRSLTRPPLPQPLTPKHQSEALRVTGFFRGCTLESSCPVSFFAVPDRTAVSAPLPQTVGLAVRADTRALKRYGFGTGAVAIVLDCSGSMGRDPKDPMSVANYPIAVEALAKLLKELPPGTTINVWVFGQKMPGAKAPEDTIREVLPPTDLPLDSDAIVEDVLKQVRELEPWHESPITRAVVRAKDRIKDAKVPFKAVALISDAVDTRAATDPDYGEKKRTVGDVLRAEFPPSEVALGVAAFDADKEEQPAQAEFKSAESFTPTGKFVSVKDIDVLIAWLRTGLNPRVRFTLRPRGADVPTASLMAGTAEHDNWHAGKLAPGDYTLQVFGDSKFSGYVPLEPGDRLLLDLTENSGKLSLKRHWFADTVPAVAKAGAPTDPWRLALLQNGAKAEKLDLFTAIDVNPLVESRTKVTRIGDSWFEVTPSVPKREPIAIRWRAENGFPAPAWSLHSPGWPNFPGTQAYASPRLSAWWAPAPFTAASEVFKAPDGGLIDLRDRTVTVNGAAVTLDSITLEEHDVEVAPGERQKRTCLVVRLTHPEGNPIFTRPQSATPPTGREVRLYRGANKLTCLYWWDGLNGANVTAKVTGLEFVVLNDALRAAEKNGRHLTLTAPAPTDTSARPEPPTK, from the coding sequence ATGAGCACACCAACACCCGCACCGCCGTGGCGCGGGTCGTCGGCGCCGGCGATCTCCGCGTCCGGCCCGGCCTGGCGGTCGCCGCCTGCCCGCACACCGTACCGCCCGCGCTGGCGAAAACTTGCTCTCGTTGCCGGATTGGGGCTGATTGCGCTCGCCGTGGTGACGTGGGTGGTGTTCTGGATTCGCCCGCCGGCCCCCGCCCGCCTCGTGATTCTCTCGGCGAACTACGACCGCACACTCGCCGTACCGCCGAACGCTTACGGCAAGGCCGACGCCCGGGAACTCGCGACGCTCGCCCGGCCGGGGAGCTGGCTCGGTACGCGCTCGCGGTTCATGGGTGGCCCGGCCACGCCACTGACTCGCGGCGGGCTTCCGGATCTCTCGGTGGTGAAAGAGAAGTGCGTCGTGGTGTTCCTCACGGCCCACGGCGGGCGCGACCGCGACGGCCCGTTCCTGTTCCCCGAAGACGCGACCGGCGAACCGGGCGAGCGCGTGCGGTTCAAAGTGATCCTCGAACAACTCGCGCGGCTCCCCGCCGCCCAACAGAAACTGCTCATCATCGACGCGGCGCGCGAACCCGCGTTCACCGATCTGGGGTTGGTCCACAACGACTTCGCGGGTGGCGTCGCGGAACTGGACGCAGACATCGCAGCGATCCCGAACCTCGCGGTGTGGCTCAGTAGCGGACTCGACGAGCGCTCGTGGGCGTCGCCCGAATGGGGAACGTCCGCATTCTCGCATTTTGCCACGAACGGGCTGAACGGCGGGGCCGACGCCGACGGCAACAAGCGTGTGACCGCGGGCGAATTGGTCGCGTTCGTCACGGCCCGCGTTTCAGATTGGGCACGCGACCACCGCGGCGCGCGCCAGATCCCGGTGCTACTGCCGAAGACTGAAGGCGAGCCGCGCGTGCGCGACATGCACCTCGTGTCGGTGGACGGTCCGCCCGCGCCCCTCTCCGCGCCGGACCCGTTCGAGCCGCCGCCCGAGTTGGAACAGCAGTGGCAGGAGTACCGCGCGCTCGCGCAGGCGACTCCGCCGCCCACCGCGTACTCGCCGCACTTGTGGCGCCAGTACGAAGCCTGGGTGCTCCGGCACGAACAACACGTGCTCGCGGGCGATACCGAAGGCGCCGCAAGCGCGAGAGAGAACGCGGCCGAATTGCGCCGGAAGATCGAAGCCGCGCGCACGCTCGACATTTCGCCGCAAACACTCGCGATCCAGTCCGCGGTGGGCGGACAGCGGTGGAAACCCTGGACGCCCGAAGTACGCAAGCCGTTCCTCACGGGGATCGGTCGCGTCGCCGGGAAGCAACCGGCCGACCGCGCGAAAGAATGGGCGACCGTGCGCGACGAGGCCGGCGACATCGAAGCGAACCGGTTGCTCTGGTGCCGGGCGCTCGTGGAGTGGACCGCCGAAGAACCGCTCCCGCGCCTGCCCATCGCCCGCGACCTCGTACCGCTCGTGAGCGACGGGCTCGCCATTCGGCCCGCTGAACTGAATTTCCTATTGGGGCTCGCACGACACCTCCCGGCTGCATCAAAAGCCGAAATCATCGGCCAGCTACTGAAGAGTGTGCTTCACCAGCGGTTGAAGGCTGAAGAAACCGCCGCGATGCTCACGCCTGATCGCACCGGGAAATCGTCTGTTTACCCCTACGCAGAGTTCTTCTACCCGTGGATCACGTCTCAGTTCGCGCCGGTCGACGCGAAGCGACGCGAAGCCGAAGACCTGTGTTTCGCGACCGATGAAACGAGCTGGAAACGCGCCCTCGCTTCGGTGAACGCAGACGACTCGTTCGACACGCTGACGGGTTGGGGAAGCGGTCCGCGTGACGCACTCGTCGCGTGGCACCGCGGTTCGCACCTTGCCGTGGCCGAAACGGAATGGATGGCCCGTTGGTTCACGGATTCCGTCGGGAGCCGGTTCGCCGCTCAGCGCGCGGTGTGGGAACAACTCCACATAACCGCGAACCTGCCCGCACAGCCGACCGGTCACACGCGGAACGCCCTTGAGGGGATCATCAAGGCGGGCAAAGAACTCACGGAATCGCGCGCGACCGGCCGGTTCTCTCTGGCGATCGAAGCCGAGACACTGCTCAAAACGAGGCCGGAGTTTGATGCGAATTCGACTCCGCGCGCAAACGCGGTGAAGTGGTGGAACACGGCCGACGCAGTATTTACGGCCCCGCCCGTTCCGGACTTCAACCCGAGCGACCGTGTGGCACTCGCACGCGAATTTCGGCGCGTGTCGCGACAGTTGCTCATCACGGGCGAAACGCGCCCCGAAGCGCTCCCCGAGGTTCCCGCGGTCAAAGCGCGCGAAACCGCGTTCGAGACGGCCAGTCGTCGCGGGCAACTGCTGCTCGAACGGTTCGGCGGACCGAACCTGATTCGCGCGCTATGTGAAGTGCGACCGGGGGAGGACTACAACGCGCTGCACGAGCGGCTCGTGCGGTTCGCGTTCCAGGCCGACGGGCGGCAATCGCTCGCGATCTTTAACTCGCGCGCCGGCGAACTCTTCGACGCCGTCACCACACTCGCGACGAAACCCGACAGCGCGCTCGCGGCCGACCGGTGGGTCCGTATCTCGCCGGCCCGCACTGCGGTGTCCGATGCCCCTATTGAGCGCGTGCGGCGCGAGCGCGTGCGCGGGTACCTCGCGTATCAGGCGAGCCGGACCTTTGCCGATCACTGGTACGGCGAGGGCGATACGCGGTACTACTCCCTCGCGGTCCAGCGCCTCGCGGACGACGCGAACACAGTCACGGCAGCATTCGCGCCGGCCGACGACTCGTTCAAGCCGTACCGCGCCGAAACACCGTTCCCGGTGGTGCCGAACTTACCCACATACATCGCGATCACGGACGAGCCGAACCCAACGGCGCGCGTTCCCTTTGTTCCGCAGCCGACAGTGGAAATTGAGGGCTTCCCGGTCTTTTGGACCGATTCCACCGCGCGCATGGCCGTAAGCACGAACCCCGGTACAGCTGCGCTTACGCGATCTCTCACGCGCCCGCCGCTCCCACAACCACTCACGCCCAAGCACCAGTCCGAAGCGCTTCGCGTGACCGGCTTCTTCCGCGGGTGCACGCTGGAATCGTCGTGCCCGGTGAGCTTCTTTGCGGTGCCGGACCGCACGGCGGTGAGTGCGCCGCTGCCGCAAACGGTGGGGCTCGCGGTACGTGCCGACACCCGGGCACTGAAGCGCTACGGCTTCGGCACGGGGGCGGTCGCGATCGTGCTCGATTGTTCCGGTAGCATGGGACGCGACCCAAAAGACCCGATGAGCGTCGCCAACTACCCGATCGCGGTGGAGGCACTCGCGAAGTTGCTCAAGGAACTTCCACCCGGCACAACCATCAACGTGTGGGTGTTCGGCCAGAAGATGCCCGGTGCCAAAGCGCCCGAAGACACGATCCGCGAGGTTCTCCCGCCCACGGACCTGCCGCTCGATTCGGACGCAATCGTTGAGGACGTGCTGAAACAGGTGCGCGAACTCGAACCCTGGCACGAGTCGCCCATCACGCGCGCCGTCGTTCGCGCGAAGGATCGGATCAAAGACGCGAAAGTACCGTTCAAGGCGGTCGCGCTGATTTCGGACGCGGTCGATACCCGCGCCGCGACCGATCCCGATTACGGCGAGAAGAAGCGCACGGTCGGCGACGTACTGCGTGCGGAGTTCCCGCCCAGCGAAGTCGCGCTCGGTGTGGCCGCGTTCGATGCGGACAAAGAGGAGCAACCCGCCCAGGCCGAATTCAAAAGCGCCGAGTCGTTCACACCGACCGGCAAGTTCGTGAGCGTGAAAGACATTGATGTGTTGATCGCGTGGTTGCGCACGGGATTGAACCCGCGCGTGCGTTTCACGCTGCGACCGCGCGGCGCAGACGTTCCCACCGCGAGCCTGATGGCGGGGACGGCCGAGCACGACAACTGGCACGCGGGGAAGCTCGCGCCGGGCGACTACACGCTGCAAGTGTTCGGCGACTCAAAGTTCAGCGGTTACGTCCCACTGGAGCCGGGCGACCGGCTCCTGCTCGACCTGACCGAAAATAGCGGCAAACTGAGTCTCAAACGCCACTGGTTCGCGGATACCGTACCAGCCGTTGCGAAGGCCGGTGCGCCGACCGATCCGTGGCGACTCGCGCTGCTGCAAAACGGGGCCAAAGCCGAGAAATTAGACCTGTTTACCGCCATCGACGTGAACCCACTCGTCGAGAGCCGCACAAAGGTTACGCGGATCGGTGACTCGTGGTTCGAGGTCACGCCATCAGTGCCGAAACGGGAGCCGATCGCAATTCGGTGGCGCGCGGAAAATGGGTTCCCGGCCCCCGCGTGGTCGCTCCATTCACCCGGTTGGCCGAACTTCCCCGGCACTCAAGCGTATGCCTCACCCAGGCTCAGTGCGTGGTGGGCGCCAGCGCCGTTCACCGCTGCAAGCGAAGTGTTTAAAGCTCCCGACGGCGGGCTCATCGATTTGAGGGACCGCACGGTTACCGTGAACGGGGCCGCGGTCACGCTCGATTCGATCACACTCGAAGAACACGACGTGGAAGTGGCCCCCGGTGAGCGACAGAAGCGAACGTGCCTCGTCGTGCGCCTCACGCACCCGGAGGGCAACCCGATTTTCACGCGACCACAAAGCGCGACTCCCCCGACCGGCCGCGAGGTCCGGCTCTATCGCGGCGCGAACAAGCTGACGTGCCTCTATTGGTGGGACGGGCTTAACGGGGCGAACGTGACAGCGAAGGTGACGGGATTGGAGTTCGTGGTGCTGAACGACGCACTGCGCGCCGCAGAGAAAAACGGGCGGCACCTGACGCTGACCGCACCCGCACCAACGGACACCTCGGCGCGCCCGGAACCTCCGACGAAGTGA
- a CDS encoding formylglycine-generating enzyme family protein — protein sequence MSEPAEEKREGTRRVPRRADLSRVLDNVLGAVPASSAPKTLTNSVGMAFVLIPAGKFFMGSPPGEAGHRTNEGPVHEVVIGKSFYLGVHPVTQAVYRAVTGQNPSRFTAAEGGGPEHPVESVSWTDAVAFCTRLNARPEEQAAGRSYRLPTEAEWEFAARSGTAAPFAFGDTFAAPHGNFDTVYPYGGEGEPSAAPGRTTPVTRYPATAWGLHDAHGNVWEWCADWYGEAYYATLPLRDPPGPPEGRFRVLRGGSWRNHATACRAAYRNALAPHQRDSATGFRVCCVLNT from the coding sequence ATGTCGGAACCGGCCGAAGAAAAACGCGAGGGGACTCGTCGGGTTCCGCGTCGTGCCGACCTCAGCAGGGTGCTCGATAACGTACTCGGCGCCGTGCCCGCCAGTTCCGCGCCCAAAACGCTCACCAATTCCGTTGGTATGGCGTTCGTATTGATCCCGGCCGGCAAATTTTTCATGGGTTCGCCCCCCGGCGAGGCCGGGCACCGGACCAACGAGGGGCCGGTTCACGAAGTCGTCATCGGGAAATCCTTTTATCTGGGTGTTCACCCCGTTACGCAGGCTGTTTACCGCGCGGTAACCGGCCAGAACCCGTCGCGGTTCACCGCGGCCGAAGGGGGCGGGCCGGAGCACCCGGTCGAATCGGTTTCGTGGACCGACGCCGTGGCGTTCTGCACGCGGTTGAACGCGCGCCCCGAAGAACAGGCCGCGGGGCGGAGCTATCGCCTGCCCACGGAAGCGGAATGGGAATTCGCTGCCCGCTCGGGCACCGCGGCCCCGTTCGCGTTCGGGGACACGTTCGCGGCCCCACACGGGAACTTCGACACGGTGTATCCTTATGGGGGGGAGGGCGAGCCGAGCGCGGCCCCGGGACGCACGACCCCCGTTACGCGCTACCCCGCGACCGCGTGGGGGCTGCACGACGCCCACGGGAACGTGTGGGAATGGTGCGCCGACTGGTACGGCGAGGCGTACTATGCCACCTTACCTCTCCGCGACCCACCGGGACCGCCCGAGGGCCGGTTCCGGGTGCTCCGCGGGGGGAGCTGGCGCAACCACGCCACCGCGTGCCGGGCCGCGTACCGGAACGCTCTCGCCCCTCACCAGCGCGATTCGGCCACCGGGTTCCGGGTCTGCTGCGTGTTGAACACCTGA